A section of the Paenibacillus yonginensis genome encodes:
- a CDS encoding SPOR domain-containing protein, translating to MNKARMTFRFDGQETTRTKQSEPLWDPANGQPMEPGDQENSASSAAPLDKMRSAELNEHNRSFEQGRIIDLNRMSDRKRTAERGRRPDRDSGGGVSGGRPPLKAAKAAEQAERRSYADMNAAISNWPEEDMGNPFQAHSGLGAYGYPEPEDNAGRGPVIEQGGEQPPILSYEPEGRLDRDNRYTQAGGGQGPVWRDDPVHHRPPARGSRWKVVGSVTGAVITGALFGMVVLSLFNKEVDFPIPGLAAISESAQKAADSLPAVGELKQEEVSGASVQISLPAQDYFFLQYGVFSSQDGVTRAQQELQDAGYAAAQDTLDNKRVYAAISSDREQAKLLSSEMKADGVDLILHEAAIPSTASVHYSLEAGTLEQYAQQSADLVKLLSGTSASLLLEQQPDLTADLTADLKEKHVQFTQSAAAVRDGFSGSGKQLIQNMETEMNSAVEALLQFDKTKAKSHLWEVQNSMMRYVLNEQLLFQQN from the coding sequence GTGAATAAAGCCAGAATGACGTTCCGCTTTGATGGTCAGGAGACCACCCGGACAAAACAAAGCGAGCCGTTATGGGATCCTGCAAACGGACAACCTATGGAACCGGGAGATCAGGAGAACTCGGCGTCTTCGGCCGCTCCTTTGGATAAGATGAGGTCAGCCGAGTTGAATGAGCACAACCGGAGCTTTGAGCAAGGCCGGATCATTGATTTAAACCGCATGTCTGACCGCAAGAGAACAGCTGAACGTGGACGCAGGCCGGATCGGGACAGCGGGGGAGGCGTGTCAGGCGGGCGGCCGCCGCTGAAGGCTGCAAAGGCCGCAGAACAGGCGGAGCGGCGGAGTTACGCAGATATGAATGCAGCGATCAGCAATTGGCCGGAAGAGGATATGGGCAATCCGTTTCAGGCCCATTCCGGTTTGGGGGCTTACGGTTATCCGGAGCCGGAGGATAACGCAGGTCGCGGGCCGGTTATTGAACAGGGAGGGGAGCAGCCGCCTATCCTGTCTTACGAGCCCGAAGGCCGATTGGACCGGGACAACCGCTATACCCAAGCAGGGGGCGGACAAGGCCCTGTTTGGAGAGATGATCCTGTTCATCATCGTCCGCCTGCACGTGGCTCGAGATGGAAAGTGGTCGGTTCGGTAACCGGAGCCGTCATTACCGGGGCTTTGTTCGGCATGGTGGTTCTATCGTTGTTTAATAAAGAAGTTGATTTCCCGATTCCGGGCCTTGCCGCCATTAGCGAATCTGCCCAGAAAGCGGCTGATTCGCTGCCTGCCGTAGGGGAGCTCAAGCAGGAGGAGGTCAGCGGCGCGTCCGTTCAGATTAGTCTTCCGGCTCAGGACTACTTTTTTCTGCAGTATGGAGTATTTAGTTCCCAGGACGGGGTAACCCGTGCCCAGCAGGAACTCCAGGACGCAGGATATGCCGCTGCGCAGGATACGCTTGATAATAAACGGGTCTATGCGGCTATTTCATCGGACAGGGAGCAGGCCAAGCTGCTGAGCAGCGAAATGAAGGCTGACGGGGTGGATCTGATCCTGCATGAAGCCGCGATTCCTTCCACAGCCTCCGTGCACTACAGCCTGGAGGCGGGAACGCTTGAGCAATATGCCCAGCAGAGCGCGGACCTGGTCAAGCTGCTCAGCGGAACCTCAGCTTCGCTCCTGCTTGAGCAGCAGCCGGATCTAACCGCCGATCTGACAGCGGATCTGAAGGAGAAGCATGTCCAGTTTACGCAAAGCGCGGCTGCCGTCCGCGACGGTTTCAGCGGAAGCGGCAAACAGCTGATTCAGAATATGGAAACGGAGATGAACAGCGCGGTGGAGGCTTTGCTCCAGTTTGACAAAACGAAAGCCAAATCCCATCTGTGGGAAGTGCAAAATTCCATGATGCGATATGTGCTGAATGAGCAGCTGCTTTTCCAGCAGAATTGA
- the murC gene encoding UDP-N-acetylmuramate--L-alanine ligase: MSNTVTEHVHFIGIGGYGMSAIARVMLEMGYTVTGSDVASQELTEKLAAKGAKIYIGHTAEQVHGADMVVYSTALPKDNVERVEAQEQGIPILHRSQMLARLLNERRGVAVAGAHGKTTTSSMIALVMEECGTDPTYIIGGEIMNIGTNAKAGKGEYVVAEADESDGSFLHYYPALSVVTNIEADHLENYGGDFGQLKQAYVQFLNQTKADGKAVVCGDDETVLELLPQVKANIVTYGIHRECDYMASDIQLGDRKVSFAVSHGQQKLGTIELSVPGIHNVYNALATVIVCLEAGIKFEAIAGAIHQFNGAKRRFQVLGEARDILVIDDYAHHPTEIQATISAAKATGKRIVAVFQPQRYTRTFFLLDAFSKAFADADEVIITDIYSPAGEKQIEGVSSSKLVELIKQNSNAGARYIPTKEEVLADLAGRVQPGDLVLTMGAGDIWKVGYTLAKEIREAE, encoded by the coding sequence ATGTCAAACACGGTAACAGAACACGTTCACTTCATCGGGATCGGTGGCTATGGCATGAGTGCGATCGCCCGGGTCATGCTGGAGATGGGATACACCGTCACGGGTTCGGATGTCGCTTCCCAGGAGCTTACCGAGAAGCTTGCGGCTAAAGGGGCGAAAATTTATATCGGGCATACGGCCGAACAGGTCCATGGCGCTGATATGGTTGTATATTCAACGGCACTGCCGAAAGATAATGTAGAGCGGGTAGAAGCTCAGGAACAAGGAATCCCGATCCTGCACCGTTCCCAGATGCTGGCCCGTCTGCTGAATGAACGCAGAGGCGTAGCCGTTGCCGGAGCGCACGGCAAAACGACGACTTCGTCGATGATCGCTTTGGTCATGGAGGAATGTGGAACGGACCCTACCTATATCATCGGCGGAGAAATCATGAATATCGGCACAAACGCGAAAGCGGGCAAAGGCGAATACGTAGTGGCAGAGGCCGACGAAAGCGACGGCTCGTTCCTCCATTACTACCCGGCGCTTTCTGTTGTAACGAATATTGAAGCCGATCATCTGGAGAACTACGGCGGCGATTTCGGGCAGCTGAAGCAAGCTTACGTCCAGTTCCTGAATCAGACCAAAGCGGACGGCAAAGCCGTGGTCTGCGGGGATGATGAGACGGTGCTGGAGCTGCTTCCGCAGGTTAAAGCCAATATAGTGACTTATGGCATCCACCGGGAATGCGATTATATGGCCAGTGACATTCAGCTTGGCGACCGCAAGGTCTCCTTCGCGGTAAGTCACGGCCAGCAGAAGCTGGGAACCATTGAGTTGTCCGTTCCGGGCATCCATAATGTTTACAATGCTCTAGCTACGGTGATTGTCTGTCTGGAGGCAGGCATCAAGTTTGAGGCTATTGCAGGCGCCATCCACCAGTTTAACGGAGCGAAACGCCGGTTCCAGGTGCTGGGCGAAGCCAGGGACATTTTGGTCATTGATGACTATGCCCACCATCCGACAGAGATTCAGGCGACGATCAGCGCCGCTAAAGCAACAGGCAAGCGAATCGTGGCTGTCTTCCAGCCTCAGCGGTATACGCGGACCTTCTTCCTGCTGGACGCGTTCAGCAAGGCGTTTGCCGATGCGGATGAAGTGATCATTACCGACATCTATTCACCTGCCGGCGAGAAGCAGATTGAAGGGGTCAGCTCTTCTAAACTGGTTGAGCTGATCAAGCAGAACAGCAACGCCGGGGCTCGTTATATCCCGACGAAAGAGGAAGTGCTCGCCGATTTGGCGGGACGAGTACAGCCGGGAGACCTTGTGCTTACGATGGGAGCCGGCGATATCTGGAAGGTTGGCTATACGCTGGCCAAGGAGATTCGAGAAGCGGAATAA
- a CDS encoding bifunctional folylpolyglutamate synthase/dihydrofolate synthase, whose translation MNERDEEQQTPLRTYSEAVDWINGLIPFGIRPGLDRIYALMERFGNPQRRLKFIHVAGTNGKGSSCAFLTSVLLESGYSVGTYTSPYITKFTNRFQYNGEDIPEQVLLELSNRLYPVVKELAETELGSPTMFEVSTALAILYYAEVCYPDVVVWETGLGGRMDVTNIVTPIVSLITNIGFDHMDILGDTLEQIAGEKAGIIKPGVPVVSCAEQPEAVQVIKAEAARKHSTLYLMDEQFSYERGELKDGKQQLRFKGPFRDMEVEVGLLGEHQCKNASGALMVLEVLRQYMAFILDDEDVNRGLRQTAWAGRLEQVAREPRIVLDGAHNPEGAESLARSLPEIFRYDKLILMMGMLSNKHHQGYLKHILPIVDTLILTEPDFRRKMDAEALFGLVEELKGTAAKPDLEIIVEPDWKAALEKLKSLTKAEDLGVVSGTLYLISDVRAALLHQTDSEKGW comes from the coding sequence ATGAACGAGCGCGATGAGGAACAGCAAACGCCGCTGCGGACATACAGTGAAGCGGTGGATTGGATTAACGGCCTGATTCCATTCGGAATCCGGCCCGGTCTCGACCGGATTTACGCCCTGATGGAGCGGTTCGGCAATCCGCAGCGCCGCCTGAAGTTTATTCACGTGGCCGGAACGAACGGCAAGGGATCGTCCTGCGCTTTCTTGACCAGCGTGCTGCTGGAGAGCGGCTACAGCGTGGGAACTTATACGTCCCCCTATATAACAAAATTTACGAATCGTTTTCAGTATAACGGTGAAGATATACCAGAGCAGGTTCTGCTGGAACTTTCCAATCGTCTGTATCCGGTTGTGAAGGAGCTGGCCGAGACAGAGCTGGGCTCGCCAACGATGTTTGAGGTTTCAACCGCTTTGGCCATCCTGTATTATGCAGAGGTCTGTTATCCGGACGTGGTGGTTTGGGAGACCGGACTCGGCGGGCGGATGGATGTGACCAACATCGTAACGCCTATCGTTTCTCTCATTACGAACATTGGCTTTGACCACATGGATATTCTGGGAGATACGCTGGAGCAAATTGCCGGCGAGAAAGCCGGAATTATCAAGCCTGGCGTTCCGGTTGTCAGCTGCGCCGAGCAGCCTGAGGCGGTGCAGGTTATTAAAGCCGAAGCAGCCCGGAAACATTCCACGTTATATTTAATGGATGAACAGTTCAGCTATGAGCGCGGCGAGCTGAAAGACGGCAAGCAGCAGCTTCGGTTCAAAGGCCCTTTCCGTGATATGGAGGTCGAGGTCGGCCTGCTGGGCGAACACCAATGTAAAAATGCGTCCGGCGCGCTTATGGTCCTTGAGGTTTTACGCCAGTATATGGCGTTTATCCTCGATGACGAAGACGTGAACCGCGGACTGCGGCAGACGGCGTGGGCCGGACGTTTGGAACAGGTGGCCAGGGAGCCGCGGATCGTCCTGGATGGGGCGCACAATCCGGAGGGCGCGGAATCGCTTGCCCGGTCTCTCCCGGAGATTTTCCGGTACGACAAACTTATTTTAATGATGGGCATGCTGTCCAACAAGCATCATCAGGGATACTTGAAGCATATATTACCGATAGTGGATACACTTATCCTTACCGAGCCGGATTTTCGCAGGAAGATGGACGCGGAGGCGTTGTTTGGCCTTGTTGAGGAATTGAAGGGAACGGCAGCGAAGCCGGATTTGGAAATCATCGTGGAACCCGATTGGAAAGCGGCTCTTGAGAAGCTGAAGTCGCTGACAAAGGCGGAGGATCTGGGGGTCGTATCCGGTACGCTGTATTTAATTTCTGATGTTCGGGCAGCGCTGCTGCACCAAACCGATTCTGAAAAAGGCTGGTGA